A genomic window from Pecten maximus chromosome 4, xPecMax1.1, whole genome shotgun sequence includes:
- the LOC117325645 gene encoding nucleoredoxin-like protein 2, translating into MNDTNEEEVIKTFEELLEDKELLTSDFFLIPEEKIIIKEEDQETKEDINHQKDNDSGEENNVKEEISEQIPDKESETKDPDVASNTAVKSGRVEALKALDKKLVGLYFSAGWCPPCRQFTPLLKDFYEETQRRNSPFEVVFISCDKKEDDMMTYYRESHGDWLVVPFGDQLQEDLKTRFNITAVPKLIIVNNAGDVITLKGRKEIQDKGIVCFRTWQEIATFRENRSKSQASAAPPTDNKEEEGDKSLQV; encoded by the exons AT gaatGATACCAATGAAGAAGAagtaataaaaacatttgaaGAGCTTCTTGAAGACAAAGAACTTCTAACAAGTGATTTTTTCCTCATCCCAGAGgagaaaataatcataaaagAGGAAGATCAAGAAACTAAAGAAGATATCAATCATCAGAAAGATAACGATTCTGGGGAAGAAAATAATGTGAAGGAAGAAATATCTGAACAAATCCCAGATAAAGAGAGTGAAACAAAAGACCCAGATGTAGCGAGTAACACAGCTGTAAAAAGTGGCCGGGTGGAGGCTCTTAAGGCCTTGGATAAGAAACTAGTGGGACTGTATTTTTCAGCAGGCTGGTGTCCCCCATGCCGGCAGTTTACTCCTTTACTAAAGGACTTCTATGAGGAAACTCAGCGACGCAATTCTCCTTTTGAGGTGGTGTTTATCAGCTGTGACAAGAAGGAGGACGACATGATGACTTACTACAGAGAAAGTCATGGTGACTGGCTGGTCGTCCCATTCGGAGACCAACTCCAGGA GGATCTAAAGACAAGATTCAACATTACAGCTGTGCCAAAATTAATCATTGTAAACAATGCTGGTGATGTTATCACCTTGAAAGGTCGTAAGGAAATCCAGGACAAAGGCATTGTCTGTTTCAGGACCTGGCAGGAAATAGCTACATTCAGGGAAAACAGATCAAAGAGCCAAGCATCAGCAGCTCCCCCTACAGACAACAAGGAGGAAGAGGGAGACAAATCTTTACAAGTCTGA
- the LOC117325648 gene encoding uncharacterized protein LOC117325648 encodes MSILLDNDCSDIKPRLCTTDDNNHLHINQKVIGFLSGFVPIGIHHVPYPGTGESGNKITSAYDEALKTVGYGRLEKQCTIYYNNPFDPRLTFNGLGHLLTVTDTEAGSMSKEQLTQNVFLALENTNLVMDDFLNQSRIFYQALCSTTDLDLHVDPNRYKLFPEIDGNVSDDGSEDCKRMFSKISSLPVKNIWGDTPGTTGGAATVLRSDQTTEKTGTAKEECRSGTGETPSKEDEDPDPPHINKIRYSYQRLEGKNKSSVEPAWNASMSPEEASTYDHVEREIEQVMSEESDPEEPWDDTRFNG; translated from the exons ATGTCCATCTTGCTGGATAATGACTGCAGTGATATCAAGCCACGACTCTGCACTACAGATGACAATAACCATCTTCATATAAATCAGAAAGTTATAGG ATTTCTATCCGGATTCGTCCCGATAGGTATACATCATGTTCCATACCCTGGTACTGGAGAAAGCGGAAACaag ATAACAAGCGCTTACGACGAGGCCCTCAAGACTGTAGGCTACGGCCGACTGGAGAAACAATGTACCATCTACTATAACAATCCTTTTGATCCAAGGCT TACTTTTAATGGACTCGGCCACCTTCTGACTGTCACGGACACTGAAGCAGGTTCCATGTCGAAGGAGCAGCTAACACAGAACGTATTCCTTGCTTTAGAAAACACGAATCTCGTCATGGATGACTTTTTAAATCAAAGCCGGATCTTTTATCAAGCTCTGTGCAGTACCACCGATCTGGACCTCCATGTCGACCCAAACAGGTATAAACTGTTTCCGGAAATAGACGGAAACGTTTCGGACGATGGATCCGAAGACTGTAAACGCATGTTTAGCAAAATATCCAGCCTCCCAGTGAAGAACATTTGGGGAGATACACCAGGGACCACAGGGGGCGCCGCGACAGTCCTTAGGTCGGATCAGACAACTGAAAAGACGGGTACAGCAAAGGAGGAATGTAGGTCTGGTACAGGAGAGACTCCGTCCAAGGAAGATGAGGATCCGGACCCACCGCATATTAACAAGATACGATATTCATACCAAAGGCTTGAGGGCAAGAACAAGTCGAGCGTTGAACCAGCTTGGAACGCGTCAATGAGTCCCGAAGAGGCGTCAACATATGACCATGTTGAACGGGAAATAGAGCAGGTCATGTCCGAGGAGTCGGACCCGGAAGAGCCATGGGATGATACAAGATTCAACGGATAA
- the LOC117325647 gene encoding protein tweety-like, with the protein MKEPTLSTHYSGESDVSTVESKPGLDRVPPDPCRNDCDPTTAATEVGPGHDAMAAAKIQEFKQEMERIIAGRDVPKSSHMDVPNSERSVESIVAKSLLRPSVPSFYPGFKKVGTADHGNEHVTDGKTSTNNRTTRPPPGIAHQHGSQIHPNWAHVQFNAGHIPAGNFQTHHAASRTDHGQKPFDFRSTLTNPRTCNQPPALNKLQMQPTQAAAAALIMANCLQQPSRRDVTCNPQPAPQNKPYNDFQPPPRYQQYQQHYGHIGVQNPYQGNTARNPPPGFNETPQAPVRNREHAAFRSEQVHQQHPIPLQQQLAFRFSAEQSFQHPQQQPNIGNRFTQPQVQNLHQHQLAQQQQHQQNQQQNQHQPQHHPHNHQHQQQYRPLQQPHRLPHQPHPPLHPLQPQQHFLNPEGPSIPVLQQDTERVATNYYGYARWLASQHTNGEHKLQQRKCRSV; encoded by the exons ATGAAGGAACCTACCCTGTCTACCCACTATTCCGGAGAATCGGACGTCTCCACAGTCGAGTCGAAGCCAGGACTAGATCGGGTACCTCCAGATCCTTGCCGTAATGACTGCGATCCAACAACTGCAGCGACTGAAGTTGGGCCAGGCCATGATGCTATGGCGGCAGCAAAGATCCAGGAATTCAAACAGGAGATGGAGAGAATTATTGCTGGGCGTGATGTGCCAAAGTCCTCTCACATGGATGTCCCGAATTCCGAACGTTCTGTAGAGTCGATTGTAGCCAAGTCTTTGCTAAGGCCGAGCGTGCCCTCGTTCTACCCCGGTTTCAAAAAAGTGGGAACAGCCGACCACGGAAATGAACACGTGACTGACGGGAAGACGTCCACAAACAACCGCACTACACGTCCACCGCCAGGGATTGCTCACCAGCATGGAAGTCAG ATACATCCAAATTGGGCACATGTACAGTTTAATGCGGGGCACATTCCAGCAGGAAATTTCCAAACCCATCATGCAGCTTCCAGAACAGATCATGGGCAGAAACCGTTCGACTTCCGGTCGACATTAACCAACCCTCGAACATGTAATCAACCTCCCGCTCTGAATAAGTTACAAATGCAGCCAACTCAGGCAGCGGCGGCTGCTTTGATAATGGCAAACTGTCTGCAGCAACCCTCTAGACGAGATGTAACGTGTAACCCACAGCCAGCGCCACAGAACAAGCCTTATAACGACTTCCAGCCacctcctaggtatcaacagTATCAACAGCATTATGGCCACATTGGTGTGCAGAACCCGTACCAAGGGAATACAGCGAGGAATCCACCCCCCGGCTTCAACGAAACTCCACAGGCTCCAGTTCGCAATCGGGAACACGCTGCTTTTCGATCGGAACAAGTACATCAACAGCACCCTATACCTCTACAACAGCAACTAGCATTCAGGTTTTCTGCAGAACAAAGCTTCCAGCATCCGCAGCAACAACCAAACATTGGTAATAGATTCACTCAGCCCCAAGTCCAGAACTTACACCAACACCAACTTGCCCAGCAGCAACAACATCAACAGAACCAACAACAGAACCAACATCAACCGCAACACCATCCCCATAACCATCAACATCAACAGCAATATCGTCCCCTGCAACAACCACACCGCCTTCCCCATCAACCGCACCCACCTCTTCACCCACTCCAACCACAGCAGCACTTTCTTAACCCCGAAGGTCCCTCCATTCCAGTACTTCAACAAGATACAGAACGGGTCGCAACAAACTACTATGGATATGCGCGCTGGCTGGCATCTCAACATACAAACGGAGAACACAAACTGCAACAACGGAAATGTCGATCTGTGTGA